One segment of Panulirus ornatus isolate Po-2019 chromosome 2, ASM3632096v1, whole genome shotgun sequence DNA contains the following:
- the LOC139752212 gene encoding peroxisome biogenesis factor 10-like: RSGKLSGYLRPDLKNIILHQMPTLRYSLTLLHRIHLASFYFTGAFYHISKRITEIKYVLVREWLGDTSASKSFQILGLVLLTHILLTTVYTAYSHFFIKSSSESTQSSTKCFVESKKQCPLCLDERKHSSVTPCGHLFCWQCIQECLQTCQQCPLCRHSALPSQVVPLLNYD; encoded by the coding sequence agatcaggaAAACTATCAGGCTACCTCCGCCCCGATCTGAAAAATATAATCCTGCACCAGATGCCAACCCTGAGATATTCACTCACGCTATTGCACCGCATTCATCTAGCATCATTCTACTTTACTGGAGCATTTTATCATATATCAAAAAGAATCACAGAGATCAAATATGTTTTGGTACGTGAGTGGTTAGGTGACACTTCTGCCAGCAAGTCATTCCAGATCTTAGGGCTTGTGCTGCTTACCCACATTCTCTTGACTACTGTCTATACAGCCTATTCACACTTCTTCATCAAGAGTTCTTCTGAGAGCACACAGTCATCTACAAAGTGCTTTGTAGAGAGCAAGAAGCAGTGTCCCCTTTGCCTGGATGAACGAAAGCATTCATCTGTTACACCGTGCGGGCACTTGTTTTGCTGGCAATGTATTCAGGAATGCCTCCAGACTTGTCAGCAGTGTCCACTTTGCAGACATTCAGCATTACCTTCTCAAGTGGTTCCTCTTCTCAATTATGACTGA